One Thiocapsa bogorovii DNA segment encodes these proteins:
- a CDS encoding L-threonylcarbamoyladenylate synthase: MAQFFQIHPANPQARLIRRSVEILLEGGVILYPTDSSYALGCQIGEKSAMERIRRIRKLDDKHNFTLVCRDLSEITTYARIDNQAFRLLKTLTPGPYTFIHEATKQVPRRLLHPKRKTIGIRVPDNEICRALLGELDQPILSTTLIMPGDDRPLTDPEEMRELLDKQVDLIIDGGFCGVEPTTVVDMTAEPPSLMRLGKGDATLFEE; this comes from the coding sequence ATGGCGCAGTTCTTTCAGATCCATCCCGCGAATCCTCAGGCACGGCTGATCCGCCGCTCGGTCGAGATCCTGTTGGAGGGTGGCGTCATCCTCTATCCGACAGACTCGTCCTACGCGCTCGGCTGTCAGATCGGCGAAAAATCCGCGATGGAGCGGATCCGCCGGATCCGCAAGCTCGACGACAAGCACAACTTCACGTTGGTGTGCCGAGACCTCTCCGAGATCACGACCTACGCCAGGATCGACAATCAGGCCTTTCGGTTGCTGAAGACACTCACCCCCGGTCCCTACACCTTTATCCACGAGGCGACCAAGCAGGTTCCGCGGCGTCTCCTGCATCCCAAGCGCAAGACGATCGGCATCCGGGTGCCCGACAACGAGATCTGTCGTGCACTGCTCGGCGAGCTCGACCAGCCGATCCTCAGCACCACGCTGATCATGCCGGGTGACGATCGACCCCTCACCGACCCCGAGGAGATGCGGGAGCTGCTCGACAAGCAGGTCGATCTCATCATCGACGGGGGGTTCTGCGGGGTTGAGCCGACCACCGTGGTCGACATGACCGCGGAGCCGCCGAGCCTGATGCGTCTCGGCAAGGGCGATGCGACCTTGTTCGAGGAATGA
- the rluB gene encoding 23S rRNA pseudouridine(2605) synthase RluB, with amino-acid sequence MTTDRRSPPPPPADEPVRLQKALADAGLGSRRTIEGWISEGRIRVNGDLAKLGDRVTSRDRIRIDGQDVKLKGRRDKISQVIAYHKPEGELVTRRDPEERPTVFRRLPKPKEGRWIAVGRLDINTSGLILFTTDGELANRLMHPSREVEREYAVRILGEVPEGTLERLAAGIDLEDGLAKFDAVTERGGTGANRWFHVVLREGRNREVRRLWEAAGCQVSRLIRIRYGNIELGRRLYTGNWRPLSEDEQKTLMALAGLTPPVPKRRQIRPGAKPWQSKRPSGESPFARGPKWGRPRGDR; translated from the coding sequence ATGACAACCGACCGACGTTCCCCTCCGCCGCCACCTGCCGATGAGCCCGTGCGCCTGCAGAAGGCCCTTGCCGACGCTGGACTGGGCTCGCGTCGAACCATCGAGGGTTGGATCAGCGAGGGGCGGATCCGGGTCAACGGTGATCTCGCCAAGCTCGGCGATCGGGTCACCAGCCGGGATCGGATCCGTATCGACGGGCAAGACGTCAAGCTCAAGGGGCGGCGAGATAAGATTTCTCAAGTCATCGCTTACCACAAGCCCGAAGGCGAGCTGGTCACGCGCCGCGATCCCGAGGAGCGCCCGACCGTGTTTCGTCGCCTGCCCAAACCCAAAGAGGGCCGATGGATCGCGGTCGGGCGGCTCGACATCAATACCTCCGGACTCATCCTCTTCACCACCGACGGCGAGTTGGCAAACCGGCTCATGCATCCCTCGCGCGAGGTCGAGCGCGAGTACGCCGTGCGTATCCTTGGCGAGGTGCCCGAAGGAACGCTCGAACGTCTTGCCGCCGGCATCGACCTGGAAGACGGGCTCGCCAAGTTCGACGCCGTAACAGAGCGCGGCGGCACGGGCGCGAATCGCTGGTTTCATGTCGTCCTGCGCGAGGGTCGCAACCGCGAGGTGCGCCGTCTCTGGGAGGCCGCCGGCTGCCAGGTGAGTCGGCTTATCCGCATTCGCTACGGCAATATCGAGCTCGGGCGACGCCTCTATACCGGAAACTGGCGACCCTTGTCCGAGGACGAGCAGAAGACCTTGATGGCGCTGGCCGGTCTGACGCCCCCGGTGCCCAAGCGCCGACAGATCCGCCCCGGGGCAAAACCTTGGCAGTCCAAACGACCGAGCGGCGAGTCCCCCTTCGCGCGCGGTCCCAAGTGGGGCCGGCCACGGGGCGATCGCTGA
- a CDS encoding phosphoglycerate mutase — MLTLICPGLLGPIPAAPETLPKVSAIDRLLARADLIPAGGHSAGIALLRDVGVSIDPDEDAPTASLSLLGEASDARCDGYWMHADPVHLRPDRDRLLLFAGEGVAPDRAEADALVALFNSHFAADGLRLTAPHPNRWYLKSDRILDLRTETLERVVGGPVPIDLPSGADARRWRGLMNEVQMLFYGSEVNRLREQVRRPAISGIWTWGGGVLPERSGEPPDAVIGDDPLTAGLARWCGVAHRSLEGWSPQESLPGRRQLVLWDRLGAALLERDLAGWSTALEALEGTIAVLEARIKRRGLDEVRLDPCEGIVYRLTRSSARRFWRRGGLAEGLVRHS; from the coding sequence ATGCTGACTCTCATCTGCCCTGGCCTCCTCGGCCCGATCCCGGCGGCCCCGGAGACACTCCCGAAGGTTTCGGCCATCGATCGGCTGCTCGCGCGCGCGGATCTTATCCCGGCCGGCGGGCACAGCGCTGGGATCGCACTTTTGAGGGACGTCGGCGTTTCGATCGACCCGGACGAGGACGCCCCGACGGCCTCGCTCAGCCTCCTCGGCGAGGCATCGGATGCGCGGTGCGACGGCTATTGGATGCATGCCGATCCGGTGCATCTGCGCCCGGATCGCGACCGCCTATTGCTCTTTGCCGGCGAGGGTGTCGCGCCCGACCGTGCAGAGGCGGATGCCCTGGTTGCACTCTTCAACAGCCATTTCGCCGCAGATGGGCTGCGCCTCACCGCGCCACACCCGAATCGGTGGTATCTAAAATCGGATCGGATCCTGGACCTGCGCACCGAGACCCTCGAGCGCGTCGTCGGCGGGCCTGTCCCGATCGATCTCCCGAGCGGTGCGGATGCCCGGCGCTGGCGTGGCCTGATGAACGAGGTTCAGATGCTCTTTTACGGCAGTGAGGTCAATCGTCTCCGCGAGCAGGTCCGGCGTCCGGCGATCAGCGGCATCTGGACCTGGGGCGGCGGCGTGCTGCCGGAGCGCTCGGGCGAGCCTCCGGACGCGGTGATCGGGGATGATCCGCTGACCGCGGGTCTGGCACGATGGTGTGGGGTTGCGCACCGCTCGCTTGAGGGATGGTCGCCGCAGGAGTCGCTCCCGGGGCGGCGCCAACTCGTGCTCTGGGACCGGCTCGGTGCGGCGCTGCTGGAGCGGGATCTCGCGGGCTGGTCGACCGCATTGGAGGCGCTGGAGGGAACGATCGCCGTGCTCGAAGCGCGGATCAAACGCCGGGGCCTCGACGAGGTCCGGCTCGACCCCTGCGAGGGGATCGTCTATCGGCTGACGCGATCCTCGGCCCGGCGCTTCTGGCGTCGCGGTGGGTTGGCCGAGGGGCTGGTTCGGCACTCTTGA
- the scpB gene encoding SMC-Scp complex subunit ScpB has product MCVCARRRRAKSSTRRQVLKQIVEAALVAAGGPLTADQLLALFLDEERPSRADVLAAIGALQQDYAERGLEIVEVAGGWRVQVRASIAPWVARLWDERPPRYSRALLETLSLIAYRQPITRGEIEDIRGVAVSTQIVKTLTEREWIRVVGHRDVPGRPALFATTRKFLDYFGLRSLNELPTLAEIRAPDFLIDEALALEAPTHDAADKKPRDDAGV; this is encoded by the coding sequence ATGTGCGTCTGCGCGAGACGGCGGCGGGCGAAGTCCTCGACGAGGCGGCAGGTGCTTAAGCAGATCGTCGAAGCCGCTCTGGTCGCCGCGGGCGGGCCGCTGACCGCGGACCAGCTCTTGGCGCTCTTTCTGGACGAGGAACGTCCGTCGCGTGCCGATGTGCTCGCGGCGATCGGCGCACTGCAGCAGGACTATGCCGAGCGCGGTCTCGAGATCGTCGAGGTTGCCGGCGGCTGGCGTGTTCAGGTGCGCGCGAGCATCGCCCCTTGGGTGGCCCGCCTGTGGGACGAGCGACCCCCGCGCTACTCGCGCGCCCTGCTCGAGACGCTCTCGCTGATCGCCTATCGGCAGCCGATCACACGCGGCGAGATCGAGGACATCCGCGGGGTCGCCGTCAGCACGCAGATCGTCAAGACCCTGACCGAGCGGGAGTGGATCCGTGTGGTCGGCCATCGTGATGTTCCCGGCCGACCTGCGCTCTTCGCGACTACGCGCAAGTTCCTGGATTATTTCGGTCTTCGGTCCCTCAACGAGCTGCCGACCCTCGCCGAGATCCGCGCCCCGGATTTCCTGATCGACGAGGCATTGGCGCTGGAGGCTCCCACCCACGATGCCGCGGATAAAAAGCCCCGAGACGACGCTGGTGTATGA
- a CDS encoding APC family permease, giving the protein MSRPRFIDRRTAILIVVANMIGTGVFTTLGLQAAGIPDGAALLLLWLIGGLIALCGALSYAELAAALPRSGGEYHFLSRIFHPLLGQLAGWVSVTVGFAAPVALAAMAMGHYAATVLPAPPTAIAVTALVLITAVHAFDLDLGRRVQVVATWLKIAVILLFCVVGLALPATSGSLSVLPSAMTLEAVWSAPFAVSLIYVAYAYSGWNAAAYVVDEVQDPHRAVPRALLLGTLSVTLLYLLLNLTFLRTVDYGALVGRVEVGALSAETIFGAVGGHLMSLVLTLLLVSTVSAMVLAGPRVLERIGEDLPFFRPLGVRNRRGAPTRAVLLQQGLALAMILTGSFEGVLSFAGFTLTLFAVITVAGVVRLRRREPNLPRPFRVPWYPLPPLVFILVSLASLLFLAAERPLPVLLAVLLLGLGWVSVRLSGRR; this is encoded by the coding sequence ATGAGCAGACCCCGCTTTATCGACCGACGCACCGCGATCCTGATCGTCGTCGCCAACATGATCGGGACAGGCGTGTTCACGACGCTCGGCCTCCAGGCGGCCGGAATCCCCGACGGCGCAGCCTTGCTGCTGCTCTGGCTGATCGGCGGCCTGATTGCGCTCTGCGGTGCACTCTCCTACGCGGAGTTGGCCGCTGCCTTGCCACGCTCGGGCGGGGAGTACCACTTCTTATCGCGGATCTTTCATCCGCTGCTCGGCCAGTTGGCCGGCTGGGTGTCCGTGACGGTCGGTTTCGCGGCCCCGGTGGCCTTGGCAGCGATGGCGATGGGTCACTATGCCGCGACCGTCCTTCCGGCGCCGCCCACGGCGATCGCGGTGACGGCCTTGGTCCTGATCACGGCCGTGCACGCCTTCGACCTGGATCTGGGGCGGCGCGTGCAGGTCGTCGCCACCTGGCTGAAGATTGCTGTCATCCTGCTGTTCTGTGTCGTTGGGCTTGCTCTGCCGGCGACCTCGGGCAGTCTTTCAGTGCTGCCCTCCGCAATGACGCTCGAGGCGGTTTGGAGTGCGCCATTCGCCGTGTCCTTGATTTATGTCGCCTATGCCTACTCCGGGTGGAACGCCGCCGCCTATGTGGTGGACGAGGTCCAGGACCCGCACCGTGCGGTTCCTCGGGCGCTGCTGCTCGGCACGCTGAGTGTCACGCTGCTGTATCTTCTGCTCAATCTGACCTTCCTGCGCACCGTCGACTACGGCGCCTTGGTCGGTCGCGTCGAGGTCGGTGCGCTCTCCGCCGAGACCATCTTCGGCGCCGTCGGCGGGCATCTCATGAGCTTGGTGCTGACCCTCTTGCTGGTCTCGACCGTCAGCGCCATGGTGCTTGCTGGACCGCGCGTCTTGGAGCGTATCGGCGAAGATCTGCCGTTCTTCCGACCGCTCGGTGTGCGCAATCGGCGCGGCGCACCGACCCGTGCGGTGTTGCTGCAACAGGGTTTGGCGCTTGCGATGATCCTCACGGGCTCATTCGAGGGCGTCTTGAGCTTTGCGGGTTTCACGCTCACACTCTTCGCGGTCATCACCGTCGCCGGTGTCGTCCGTTTGCGTCGGCGCGAGCCGAACCTGCCGCGACCCTTTCGGGTGCCCTGGTATCCGCTGCCGCCCTTGGTGTTTATCCTGGTCAGTCTGGCGAGCCTACTTTTTCTTGCGGCGGAACGACCGCTCCCGGTGTTGCTGGCCGTGCTTCTCCTCGGTCTCGGCTGGGTGTCCGTGAGGCTGTCGGGGCGTCGCTGA
- a CDS encoding RES family NAD+ phosphorylase, whose product MRVFRLVKERFADNALDGSGAKVYGGRWNRKGNAAVYTLDSIALAALELLVHLHRSEVLNRYCLVTLDLPDEDVLVLDDAGLPEDWRDDPAPVSTAAIGSAWLAGGQSLALSVPSVLIPQQRNFVLNPGHAASGAVFATATLESFDLDPRLVR is encoded by the coding sequence ATGCGGGTCTTTCGGCTCGTCAAGGAACGATTCGCCGACAACGCCCTGGACGGTTCGGGCGCGAAGGTCTACGGCGGACGCTGGAATCGCAAGGGTAATGCGGCCGTGTACACCTTGGACAGCATCGCGCTGGCGGCTCTCGAGCTTCTGGTGCATCTGCATCGCAGCGAGGTGCTGAATCGGTATTGTTTGGTGACCCTCGATCTTCCCGATGAGGATGTGCTGGTTCTGGACGACGCCGGACTGCCCGAGGATTGGCGAGACGATCCCGCACCTGTCTCGACCGCGGCGATCGGAAGCGCCTGGTTGGCCGGCGGCCAATCACTCGCGCTGTCGGTTCCGAGTGTCCTGATTCCGCAGCAACGCAACTTTGTGTTGAATCCCGGTCATGCGGCGTCAGGCGCGGTGTTCGCGACGGCAACGCTCGAATCCTTCGATCTTGATCCACGTCTTGTTCGTTGA
- the parS gene encoding type II RES/Xre toxin-antitoxin system antitoxin gives MESHARVFRIPVSSGAADAEIAPGGGATVFLRLGLPTDRAGLVAESRRGFPVTVIERLAEILDRPQQTLLRIAKIAPSTLTRRRRSPDGRLSPEESDRVYRIAAAFGDAVDLFEGDASAASGWLGEPAKALGGTAPIEHLDTEAGATQVHDLIGRLEHGVYS, from the coding sequence ATGGAGTCGCACGCGAGAGTTTTCCGGATTCCGGTGTCTTCCGGTGCCGCCGACGCCGAGATCGCTCCCGGAGGTGGGGCGACGGTCTTTCTGCGCCTCGGACTTCCGACCGATCGGGCGGGTCTGGTCGCCGAGAGCCGCCGTGGCTTTCCGGTGACCGTCATCGAGCGGCTGGCCGAGATCCTCGACCGGCCGCAGCAGACTCTGCTGCGAATCGCCAAGATTGCACCGTCCACTCTGACCCGGCGTCGGCGCAGCCCCGACGGGCGCCTGTCTCCGGAAGAGAGCGATCGTGTCTACCGCATCGCGGCTGCGTTCGGCGATGCGGTGGATCTCTTCGAGGGCGACGCCTCCGCCGCGTCCGGGTGGCTCGGCGAGCCGGCGAAGGCGCTGGGCGGGACGGCGCCGATCGAGCATCTGGATACCGAGGCCGGCGCCACGCAGGTGCACGACCTCATCGGGCGTCTGGAGCATGGCGTCTACAGCTGA
- a CDS encoding tryptophan--tRNA ligase, with translation MTSVSAHHSRVLSGMRPTGRLHLGHYHGVLKNWLELQHEYECFFFVADWHALTTHYEDPSIIPTSTREMVIDWLAAGINPGSATLFIQSRVPEHAELHLLLSMITPLGWLERVPSYKDQQEKLKERDLATYGFLGYPLLQSADILMYKAGQVPVGEDQVAHVELTREVARRFNHIYGREPGFEEKAEEAKRKMGKKNAKLFDRLRRSYREQGDQEALSVAHALLEGQGNITLADRERLLGYLEGGGRVILPEPMPLLTKASKMPGLDGQKMSKSYGNTIALRDEPADVEKALRTMPTDPARVRRTDPGDPEKCPVWQFHLVYSNDQVRDWVQQGCRSAGIGCLDCKQPVIDGVLAELMPMQQRAREYSAQPELLRNVINEGCERARDVAHETLEEVRHAMSLVMS, from the coding sequence TTGACTTCCGTCTCCGCACACCACTCGCGCGTCCTCTCCGGGATGCGTCCTACGGGCCGTCTCCATCTCGGACACTATCACGGTGTCCTGAAGAACTGGCTGGAGCTTCAGCACGAATACGAGTGTTTCTTCTTCGTCGCCGATTGGCATGCCTTGACGACGCACTACGAGGATCCTTCGATCATCCCGACGAGCACTCGCGAGATGGTGATCGACTGGTTGGCCGCCGGGATCAATCCGGGCTCGGCGACACTCTTCATCCAATCGCGGGTTCCGGAGCATGCCGAGCTGCATCTTCTGCTCTCCATGATTACGCCTCTGGGCTGGCTGGAGCGGGTGCCGAGCTACAAGGACCAGCAGGAGAAGCTCAAGGAGCGCGATCTTGCGACCTACGGCTTCCTCGGTTACCCGCTGCTCCAAAGCGCGGACATCCTGATGTATAAGGCCGGGCAGGTCCCGGTCGGAGAGGATCAGGTCGCCCACGTGGAGCTGACGCGCGAGGTCGCGCGGCGCTTCAATCACATTTACGGTCGCGAGCCCGGCTTCGAGGAGAAAGCGGAGGAGGCCAAGCGCAAGATGGGCAAGAAGAACGCCAAACTCTTCGATCGGCTGAGGCGCAGCTATCGGGAGCAAGGCGATCAGGAGGCATTGAGCGTGGCCCATGCGCTTCTGGAGGGGCAGGGCAATATCACCCTGGCCGATCGCGAGCGACTGCTCGGGTATCTCGAGGGCGGCGGACGGGTCATCCTGCCCGAACCCATGCCGCTGCTGACCAAGGCCTCGAAGATGCCGGGGCTGGACGGGCAAAAGATGTCCAAGTCTTACGGTAACACCATCGCCTTGCGCGACGAGCCTGCCGATGTCGAGAAGGCGCTGCGGACCATGCCGACCGACCCCGCGCGGGTGCGCCGGACCGATCCGGGCGATCCGGAAAAGTGCCCGGTTTGGCAGTTCCACCTGGTGTATTCGAACGATCAGGTTCGCGACTGGGTGCAGCAGGGCTGCCGCTCGGCCGGCATCGGCTGTTTGGACTGCAAGCAGCCGGTGATCGACGGTGTGCTCGCCGAGCTGATGCCGATGCAGCAACGCGCCAGGGAGTACTCGGCCCAGCCGGAGCTCCTGCGCAACGTCATCAACGAGGGCTGCGAGCGTGCACGCGATGTTGCACACGAGACGCTTGAAGAGGTTCGGCACGCGATGTCCCTGGTGATGAGCTAA
- a CDS encoding PHP domain-containing protein, translating into MRKSPDLHSHSTASDGTLTPDALMQRACASGVQAIALTDHDTTEGLAEARTAAEALGLRLVPGVEISVTWGGRTVHIVGLNVDPENVALQAGLSRLLAYRGWRAEEIGRRLARQGIEGAYDGAKAFSNGRLIGRTHFARFLVAQGHAHDLRDVFNRYLVNGKPGHVSGEWATLDEATRWITGAGGQAVIAHPARYKLTRTRLLKLLGEFRECGGVGLEVVSGSHSRDEIFNFGCLARDQKMLASAGSDYHGPENPWIDLGRLPALPKACTPIWHDWPDLDAESSLPRVAAG; encoded by the coding sequence ATGAGAAAAAGCCCAGATCTCCACAGTCATTCCACGGCCTCCGACGGCACCTTGACCCCCGATGCGCTGATGCAACGCGCGTGCGCGTCCGGTGTACAGGCCATCGCTCTTACCGATCACGATACCACCGAGGGCCTCGCCGAGGCACGCACCGCGGCCGAGGCACTCGGTCTTCGGCTCGTCCCGGGGGTGGAGATCTCGGTGACCTGGGGCGGCCGCACGGTTCACATCGTGGGTCTCAATGTCGATCCCGAGAATGTCGCCCTACAGGCGGGCCTGAGTCGACTACTCGCCTATCGAGGCTGGCGCGCCGAGGAGATCGGGCGCCGCCTGGCCCGGCAGGGTATCGAGGGCGCTTACGATGGCGCGAAGGCGTTCTCGAACGGTCGTCTGATCGGGCGCACCCATTTTGCCCGCTTCCTGGTCGCGCAGGGCCATGCGCACGACCTTCGGGATGTCTTCAACCGCTATCTGGTCAACGGCAAGCCCGGTCATGTCAGCGGCGAATGGGCGACCCTCGACGAGGCGACCCGCTGGATCACGGGCGCGGGAGGTCAGGCCGTCATCGCCCATCCGGCGCGCTACAAGCTCACGCGCACCCGCCTGCTGAAGTTACTCGGTGAGTTCCGCGAGTGCGGTGGCGTGGGTCTGGAGGTCGTCTCCGGGAGCCACAGCCGTGACGAGATCTTCAATTTCGGTTGTCTCGCGCGCGACCAAAAGATGCTTGCCTCTGCCGGCTCCGACTATCACGGCCCCGAGAACCCTTGGATCGATCTGGGACGTTTGCCCGCCCTACCGAAGGCGTGTACGCCGATCTGGCACGACTGGCCCGATCTCGACGCCGAATCGAGCTTGCCTCGAGTCGCTGCCGGTTGA
- a CDS encoding YbaK/EbsC family protein, giving the protein MPKAPVTQAVRALRAAKVDFEDHPYTYVDGGGTAQFAREHGVDEHLVVKTLIMEDDRGNPMIVLMHGDRQVSTQALARAIGVKRVQPCAPEIADKHSGYQVGGTSPFGTRRAMPVYCDSGIAALPRIYINGGKRGYIISLATADALALLKPTLVEMAT; this is encoded by the coding sequence ATGCCGAAAGCACCCGTCACGCAAGCCGTCCGCGCACTGCGCGCCGCCAAGGTGGACTTCGAAGACCACCCCTACACCTACGTCGACGGAGGCGGAACGGCGCAGTTTGCGCGCGAGCATGGCGTCGACGAGCACCTGGTCGTGAAGACCTTGATCATGGAGGACGATCGGGGCAACCCGATGATCGTGCTGATGCACGGGGATCGGCAAGTGTCCACCCAAGCCCTTGCACGCGCCATCGGCGTAAAACGCGTCCAACCCTGCGCGCCGGAGATCGCGGACAAGCATTCGGGTTATCAGGTCGGCGGCACCTCGCCCTTCGGCACGCGGCGCGCCATGCCGGTTTACTGCGATAGCGGAATCGCCGCACTGCCGCGGATCTACATCAACGGAGGCAAGCGCGGCTACATCATCTCGCTTGCGACCGCCGATGCACTCGCGCTCCTCAAACCCACACTGGTCGAGATGGCGACCTGA
- a CDS encoding segregation and condensation protein A codes for MADEGTDRQPPPGQQQEMPLEVAPFAMVRGLPFLTLPVDLYIPPDALEVFLDAFEGPLDLLLYLIKRQNLDILDIPIAAITAQYIEYVDLMTELRLELAAEYLVMAAMLAEIKSRMLLPRVQAAEEEGEDPRAELVRRLQEYERFKQAAQDLDALPRLERDVFAVRAEVPPGHVQRVPPDVDFRELLLAMREVMARADLFTRHRVERESLSLRERMSWVLERLSDGGFLAFTDLFDITEGRQGVVVSFLALLELIKAATLELVQAEPFAPIHVRLRETAAGEVLDEAAGA; via the coding sequence ATGGCGGATGAAGGCACAGACCGGCAGCCGCCGCCGGGGCAACAGCAGGAGATGCCGCTCGAGGTGGCGCCCTTCGCCATGGTGCGGGGCTTGCCTTTCCTGACCTTGCCTGTGGATCTCTATATTCCGCCGGACGCGCTCGAGGTCTTTTTGGATGCCTTCGAAGGACCGCTGGATCTACTGCTCTATCTGATCAAGCGACAGAATCTCGACATCTTGGATATCCCGATCGCGGCCATCACCGCGCAGTACATCGAATACGTCGATCTCATGACCGAGCTGCGCCTGGAACTGGCAGCGGAGTATTTGGTTATGGCTGCAATGTTGGCCGAGATCAAATCCCGGATGCTCCTGCCGCGTGTGCAGGCCGCGGAGGAGGAGGGCGAGGATCCGCGCGCCGAGCTGGTGCGTCGGCTCCAGGAGTACGAGCGGTTCAAGCAGGCTGCGCAGGATCTGGACGCACTTCCAAGGTTGGAGCGGGACGTCTTTGCCGTCCGGGCCGAGGTGCCGCCCGGTCATGTTCAGCGCGTCCCACCCGATGTCGATTTTCGCGAGCTGCTTCTCGCCATGCGCGAGGTGATGGCCCGCGCCGATCTCTTCACGCGCCATCGCGTCGAGCGTGAGTCCTTGTCGCTGCGCGAGCGCATGTCGTGGGTGCTCGAGCGTCTGAGCGACGGCGGTTTCCTCGCCTTCACGGACCTCTTCGATATCACCGAGGGACGCCAAGGCGTTGTGGTGAGCTTTCTCGCGCTCTTGGAGCTGATCAAGGCGGCGACATTGGAGCTGGTCCAGGCCGAGCCGTTCGCCCCCATTCATGTGCGTCTGCGCGAGACGGCGGCGGGCGAAGTCCTCGACGAGGCGGCAGGTGCTTAA
- a CDS encoding site-2 protease family protein — MEALNPYQLLAVLAIPVLFAITVHEAAHGWVASKLGDRTALMLGRVTFNPIKHIDPIGTIVVPLATFFLVGFLFGWAKPVPVNWRNLHHPRRDMALVAIAGPGANLLMALFWGGMIKLGILLLPISQWIALPLVYMGAAGILINVFLMVLNLIPLLPLDGGRVLNAMLPPKLAAQFSRLEPFGLIILLALLITGLLGAVLLPLVIGTVGLLPGSAIVRELFFV, encoded by the coding sequence ATGGAAGCCCTGAACCCCTACCAACTGCTGGCCGTCCTCGCCATCCCGGTCCTGTTTGCGATCACGGTCCACGAGGCCGCACACGGATGGGTCGCAAGCAAGCTGGGCGATCGCACCGCCTTGATGCTCGGTCGCGTGACCTTCAATCCGATCAAGCATATCGATCCGATCGGAACCATCGTGGTTCCTCTCGCCACCTTTTTCCTGGTGGGATTCCTCTTCGGTTGGGCGAAACCTGTGCCGGTCAATTGGCGCAACCTGCATCACCCCCGTCGAGACATGGCCCTGGTGGCGATCGCGGGTCCGGGGGCGAATCTGCTGATGGCGCTCTTTTGGGGAGGCATGATCAAGCTGGGTATCCTCCTGTTGCCGATCAGCCAATGGATTGCCCTTCCTTTGGTGTACATGGGCGCTGCCGGAATCCTGATCAACGTCTTCCTGATGGTTCTGAATCTGATCCCTCTGCTGCCGCTCGACGGCGGGCGGGTGCTCAACGCGATGCTTCCGCCGAAACTGGCCGCGCAGTTCTCGCGATTGGAGCCTTTCGGGCTGATCATCCTGCTGGCATTGCTGATCACCGGGCTCCTCGGAGCGGTTCTGCTGCCCCTCGTGATCGGGACCGTGGGCCTGCTCCCGGGTTCGGCGATCGTGAGAGAGCTCTTCTTCGTCTGA
- a CDS encoding DUF427 domain-containing protein, producing MPEMPTDDPRIARARAAWRFRGQTRPDFAIEPGPDQESVWDYPRPPAIRPEPRPVRVLAGTVTLADSNRAVRVCETGSPPTLYVPPQDVAMALLTVSPTRSFCEWKGQARYFRVKNAAGPAIDVAWCYPEPLAGFEPHAGWICFYPGRVACFLDGERVIAQPGGYYGGWITADVVGPFKGESGTSHW from the coding sequence ATGCCCGAGATGCCGACAGACGACCCCCGGATCGCACGTGCCCGCGCGGCATGGCGATTTCGCGGGCAGACACGACCCGACTTCGCCATTGAGCCCGGCCCTGATCAAGAGTCCGTCTGGGACTACCCTCGTCCGCCCGCGATCCGCCCCGAGCCACGACCCGTCCGAGTCCTCGCCGGCACGGTGACCCTGGCCGATTCCAACCGTGCGGTTCGGGTCTGCGAGACCGGCAGCCCGCCGACGCTCTATGTCCCGCCGCAGGATGTCGCGATGGCGCTCCTGACGGTCTCGCCGACGCGCAGCTTCTGCGAATGGAAAGGCCAGGCACGCTATTTCCGGGTCAAGAATGCCGCCGGCCCCGCGATCGACGTCGCCTGGTGCTATCCGGAGCCTCTCGCGGGCTTCGAGCCCCATGCGGGGTGGATCTGCTTCTATCCCGGACGGGTCGCGTGTTTCCTCGACGGGGAACGCGTGATTGCGCAGCCCGGCGGCTATTACGGCGGATGGATCACCGCCGACGTCGTCGGTCCATTCAAGGGCGAGTCCGGGACCTCGCACTGGTAA